The nucleotide sequence CGCGCGGGCTCGACTTCAAGGCCACCGCCGCGGTGCAGGCCGCGCTGCGTACCGCGCGCGACGGTGGCACCGCGGTCGTGGTGTACAGCAGTGATCTGGACGAAGTGCTGCTGCTGGCCGACCGCGTGTACGCCATGTTCGACGGTCGGAGTGTGGAAGTGCCGATGGACCGGGATGCCGTCGGGCGGGCCATGCTGGGCGGCGCGACATGAGTTCGGTGTCACGCGCCTCCGCCACCGCGTCCGCATCTGCCTTCGCGTCGCGTCTGCGCGCGCTCGCCCAGCTCGTGGCCACGCTGGCGGTGGCGCTCCTGTTGCTGAGTGGGCTGCTCCTGCTCACCGGGCATGCGGTGGCGCCGGCGTTGTCGGCCTTGTGGCGCGGCGCCTTTGGCTCGTGGTATGCCATCACGTCGGCGACGCTCGTGCGCGCCGTGCCGCTCGGCCTGGCGGGGCTCGCGGTGTCGCTGGCGTTTCGCGCCGGCATTCTGAATGTGGGCGCCGAAGGGCAGCTGCTGGTGGGCGCGGTGGCGGCCACGGCGCTCGCGGTGCCGCTGGCCTCCGCGTCACCACTCGTGGCCATTCCCGTGCTGCTTGTTGGTGGTGCGGTAGCCGGTGGTGCGTGGGCCGGCATAGCCGCGGTGCTGCGACTGCGTTTTGGCGTGCTCGAGGTGATCAGTACGATCATGCTGAACTTCGTGGCGCAGTATCTCACGGGATGGCTGGTGCGTGGGCCGTTGCAGGAGCCCACGCACGTGAATCCGCAGTCCACGACGCTCCCTGACCCGCTGCACTTGCCCGTGTTGCTGAGTGGCACGCGCCTGCACGCCGGGGTGCCGCTGCTCGTGGTGGTGGCCATTGTCGTGTGGTGGTGGCTCGCGAATACGGCGAGCGGCTTCCGCGTCCGTGCGGTGGGGATGAATCCCTTCGCGGCGCAATCGGCGGGGCGGATCGTCGTGCCGCGCACGGTGCTTCTCGCGTTCATTGGCAGCGGGCTCCTGGCGGGACTCGCTGGCTCGGTCGAATACACCGGCGTGACCTACGCGCTATACGAAAACTTTTCGCCGGGGTACGGCTACACGGCCATCGCGGTGGCGCTGCTGGCGCGTCTCAATCCACTGGGCGTACTGGGCACCGCGCTGCTCTTTGGTGCGCTCGAAGCGGGCGCCAACGCCATGCAGCGCGATGCGGGTGTGCCGAGCGTGGTGGTGAGTGTGGTAGAAGCCCTGCTCATTCTGCTGGTGGTGTCGGCTGACCGCCTGCAGACGCGCGCCCGGGCCGAAGCGGGAGGGGACGCGGCGTGAGCGCGCTCGATATCGGCGCCGGCTTTCTGGAAGCCACCGTGCGCACCGCCACGCCGCTCGCGCTGGCGGCGCTGGGCGAGTGCATCAGCGAGCGCGCGGGCGTGATCAACATCGGACTCGAGGGGGCGATCATTGCCGGCGCGCTGGGAGGGACCGTGGCGGCGGCGTCGCTCGGCGTCGCCGGCGGCTTTGTGGTGGGTGCGCTCGCCGGGGTGCTGATCGCGGCGATCTTTGCCTTCTTCACGGTGCGGTTGCGGGCCGATCAGATCATCACCGGCACGGCGATCACGCTCTTTTCGCTCGGGCTGACGGGAACGCTCTATCGCTCCCTCTTTGGCGCGTCGGGTGTGGCGCTCTCCACGCCGACGGCCGGGCCGTTGGTGATTCCCGGGCTCGCCTCGTTGCCGCTGGTGGGGGCGGCGCTCTTTGCGCAGCCGGTGATCACCTATCTGGTGATGCTGCTCGCCCCGCTGCTCGCCTGGTGGCTGGCCCGTACGCATGCCGGGCTCGCGGTGCGGGCGCTCGGCGAGTATCCCGACGCGGCCGTTGCCGCCGGGATCGCGCCACGGCGCACGCAGGCGCTGGCGGTGCTCTTTGCCGGTGGCATGGCGGGGCTCGCCGGTGCCACGCTCGTGCTGGCGCAGGCCGGCACCTTCGTGGAGGGGATGAGCGCCGGACGCGGCTTCATCGCCATCGCCATCGTGGTGCTCGGCCGCTGGAAGCCGCTCGGCGTGCTGGGCGCCGCGCTGCTGTTCGGCGCGGCCAATTCGCTGCAGACGCTCTTTCAGGCGATGGGGTGGAGCGGCGTGCCGTATCAGCTCTTTCTGGCGCTGCCGTACGTGCTGACGCTGCTGGTACTCGCCGGGGCCAGCGGTCGCGCGGCGGCGCCCGCGGCTTTGGGAAAGGCCTAAGCAACAGCTCAACTACCGCAAAGGGGCACGAAGGGCTGGAAGGTCACGAAGTGTGGGATGTTCTGCGTGGCCTTCCGGTCCTTCGTGATCCTTTGCGGTTGGTGGCTTCTCGTCCTTCGTGCCCCTTTGCGGCTGTTGGCTTCTCATCTGGAACGCTTCAGCAGGAGTGCGGCGGCGGACGTAACGTTGGCGGACGACTCACCCTCAGCCCTCCGCCCATGATGCGACTCCGTTCCGCGGCCCTGCTGGGCCCGTTGTCCCTGCTGGCTGCCTCGACCGCGGCAGCCCAGTCGGGGAAGAAGATCACCGACGAAGCGGTCGTGCAGAGCACCGCCAAGGCGATTCATGCCCGTGTGCTGTCGCTCGACACGCACGTGGACATTTCGCCGGCGTACTTCACGGAGACGCAGCCGAACTACACCACGAAGCTGCCCCGCACGCAGGTCGATCTCGCCAAGATGGATGAGGGTGGGCTCGGCGGGGCGTTTCTGGCGATCTACGTGGGGCAGTCGCCGAATCTGGATTCGGCCGGCTTCGCCGCCGCCAACGCCGCCGCCATCGAGAAGTTCGAGGCGGTGCATCGCCTCACCGAGAAGCTGGCGCCCACGCGCGCCGAGATCGCGTACACGGCCGCCGATGCGGTGCGGATCCACACGAGTGGCAAGCGCGTGATCTTCATGGGGATCGAGAATGGCTTCCCCATCGGCAGCGACATCACGAACGTCAAGAAGTTCTACGATCGTGGCGGCCGGTACATGTCGCTGGCGCACAACGGGCACAGCCAGCTGTCGGACTCGAACACCGGTGAACGCGACGGCGTGTGGCTGCATCATGGCCTGTCGCCGCTGGGCCGGCAGGTGATCGCCGAGATGAACCGGCTGGGGATGATGATCGACGTGTCGCATCCGTCGAAGGAATCGATGATGCAGACGCTGCAGATCACCAAGGCGCCGATCATGGCCAGCCACAGCGGCGTGCGGGCGATCTGCAATCACAGTCGCAACATGGACGACGAGCAGCTCGACGCGCTCAAGAAGAATGGCGGCGTGATTCAGCTGGTGGCGTTCAACAGCTATGTGAAGTGCGACCCCAAGCGCGACATCCCCCGGGAGGAGGCGCGCGCGGCCGCCAACGAGCAGCTGCGCAAGGAGTACGGCATCACCGCCACCAACCGCCGCGAGCAGCAGGCACAGATCCAGGCGCTGCCGAACGACAAGCGCAATGAGTTCCTGGCCAAGCAGGAAGACATCACCGCGCGTCGCTACCCGAGCGATCCGCCGGCCACGGTCAAGGACTTCGTGGACCACATCGACTACGTGGTGAAGCGCATCGGCATCGACCACGTTGGCATCAGCTCGGACTTCGACGGCGGTGGCGGTGTGGACGGCTTCCGCAATGCGACGGAAGCGCCGAACGTGACGGCCGAGCTGGTGCGGCGCGGCTACACGGAGCAGGAGATCGCGAAGATCTGGAGTGGGAACCTGCTCCGCGTGCTGGCGGCGGTGGAGAAGGCGGCGGGGAAGTAGGGGGTTTTTGAACTGATCAGTTGTGGGTTTCGGGCTTTTGGTTGTGGGTTGTAGGTTCGCGAACCCATCACCCACGACCCAAAACCCGAGACCCAGAACTGATCGGTTCACCCCCGCGCTCAGAAGAACCCGAGCGCCTTCGGGCTGTACGACACCAGCAGATTCTTCGTCTGCTGGTAATGATCGAGCATCATGCTGTGCGTCTCGCGGCCGATGCCGCTCTGCTTGTAGCCACCGAAGGCGGCGTGCGCGGGGTAGAGGTGGTAGCAGTTCGTCCACACGCGGCCGGCCTTGATGTTGCGGCCCATCTGGTACGCCAGATTGCCGTCGCGCGTCCAGACGCCGGCGCCGAGTCCGTAGAGGGAGTCGTTGGCGATGTGCAGCGCTTCTTCGGCGGTCTTGAAGGTGGTGACGCTCACGACCGGGCCAAAGATCTCTTCCTGGAAGATGCGCATCTTGTTGTTGCCCTCGAACACCGTCGGCTCCACGTAGAAGCCCTTCGCGAGTTCGCCGCCCAGCTGCGCGCGCTTGCCGCCGGTGAGGCACCGGGCGCCTTCCTTGCGGCCGATGTCGAGATAGCCCAGGATCTTGTTGAGCTGCTCTTCCGAGGCCTGGGCGCCGATCATGGTGGTCGGGTCGAGCGGGTGCCCCTGCTTGACCTGCTGCGTGCGCTTGAGCGCGCGCTCCATGAACTTGTCATAGATCGACTCCTGCACGAGCGCGCGCGACGGGCAGGTGCAGACTTCGCCCTGATTGAGCGCGAACATCGTGAAGCCTTCGAGCGCCTTGTCGAAGTAGTCGTCATCATCCTGCATGACGTCGGCGAAGAAGATGTTCGGCGACTTGCCGCCCAGCTCCAGCGTGACCGGGATGAGGTTCTCGGCGGCGTACTGCATGATCAGCCGGCCGGTGCTCGTCTCACCGGTGAACGCCACCTTGGCCACGCGCTTGCTCGACGCGAGCGGCTTGCCGGCTTCCACGCCAAAGCCGTGCACGATGTTGAGCACGCCCGGCGGCAGCAGATCGGCGATGAGCTCCGCAAACGCGGTGATCGACACCGGCGTCTGCTCGGCGGGCTTGAGCACCACGGCGTTGCCGGCGGCAATGGCCGGCGCAAGCTTCCACGCCGCCATGAGCAGCGGGAAGTTCCACGGAATGATCTGCGCGACCACACCGAGCGGCTCGTGATAGTGATAGGCGACGGTGTCGTGATCGAGCTCGCCCAGCGTGCCTTCCTGCGAGCGCAGGCAGCCGGCGAAGTAGCGGAAGTGATCGATCGCGAGCGGAAGGTCGGCGGCCATCGTTTCACGCACCGGCTTGCCGTTGTCGATCGTTTCGATCACGGCGATGG is from Gemmatimonadaceae bacterium and encodes:
- a CDS encoding ABC transporter permease; translated protein: MSSVSRASATASASAFASRLRALAQLVATLAVALLLLSGLLLLTGHAVAPALSALWRGAFGSWYAITSATLVRAVPLGLAGLAVSLAFRAGILNVGAEGQLLVGAVAATALAVPLASASPLVAIPVLLVGGAVAGGAWAGIAAVLRLRFGVLEVISTIMLNFVAQYLTGWLVRGPLQEPTHVNPQSTTLPDPLHLPVLLSGTRLHAGVPLLVVVAIVVWWWLANTASGFRVRAVGMNPFAAQSAGRIVVPRTVLLAFIGSGLLAGLAGSVEYTGVTYALYENFSPGYGYTAIAVALLARLNPLGVLGTALLFGALEAGANAMQRDAGVPSVVVSVVEALLILLVVSADRLQTRARAEAGGDAA
- a CDS encoding ABC transporter permease, whose protein sequence is MSALDIGAGFLEATVRTATPLALAALGECISERAGVINIGLEGAIIAGALGGTVAAASLGVAGGFVVGALAGVLIAAIFAFFTVRLRADQIITGTAITLFSLGLTGTLYRSLFGASGVALSTPTAGPLVIPGLASLPLVGAALFAQPVITYLVMLLAPLLAWWLARTHAGLAVRALGEYPDAAVAAGIAPRRTQALAVLFAGGMAGLAGATLVLAQAGTFVEGMSAGRGFIAIAIVVLGRWKPLGVLGAALLFGAANSLQTLFQAMGWSGVPYQLFLALPYVLTLLVLAGASGRAAAPAALGKA
- a CDS encoding dipeptidase, coding for MMRLRSAALLGPLSLLAASTAAAQSGKKITDEAVVQSTAKAIHARVLSLDTHVDISPAYFTETQPNYTTKLPRTQVDLAKMDEGGLGGAFLAIYVGQSPNLDSAGFAAANAAAIEKFEAVHRLTEKLAPTRAEIAYTAADAVRIHTSGKRVIFMGIENGFPIGSDITNVKKFYDRGGRYMSLAHNGHSQLSDSNTGERDGVWLHHGLSPLGRQVIAEMNRLGMMIDVSHPSKESMMQTLQITKAPIMASHSGVRAICNHSRNMDDEQLDALKKNGGVIQLVAFNSYVKCDPKRDIPREEARAAANEQLRKEYGITATNRREQQAQIQALPNDKRNEFLAKQEDITARRYPSDPPATVKDFVDHIDYVVKRIGIDHVGISSDFDGGGGVDGFRNATEAPNVTAELVRRGYTEQEIAKIWSGNLLRVLAAVEKAAGK
- a CDS encoding aldehyde dehydrogenase; translation: MSATLPPESGSATLPDGARSYAITIPIKARYENWINGRYVAPVRGQYFSNTTPITGQHLCEVARSSAEDVELALDAAHAAAPGWGRTPAAQRAIVLNKIADRLEANLEAIAVIETIDNGKPVRETMAADLPLAIDHFRYFAGCLRSQEGTLGELDHDTVAYHYHEPLGVVAQIIPWNFPLLMAAWKLAPAIAAGNAVVLKPAEQTPVSITAFAELIADLLPPGVLNIVHGFGVEAGKPLASSKRVAKVAFTGETSTGRLIMQYAAENLIPVTLELGGKSPNIFFADVMQDDDDYFDKALEGFTMFALNQGEVCTCPSRALVQESIYDKFMERALKRTQQVKQGHPLDPTTMIGAQASEEQLNKILGYLDIGRKEGARCLTGGKRAQLGGELAKGFYVEPTVFEGNNKMRIFQEEIFGPVVSVTTFKTAEEALHIANDSLYGLGAGVWTRDGNLAYQMGRNIKAGRVWTNCYHLYPAHAAFGGYKQSGIGRETHSMMLDHYQQTKNLLVSYSPKALGFF